In Actinomadura citrea, a single window of DNA contains:
- a CDS encoding fibronectin type III domain-containing protein — MAVGLTGVLIIAAVVYGVGVASAKYRIADVGAWLTARDKGLVVHVNGPAAKVDGKTGVPPQMRGHDIKIIQDGATVLIVDRDTGVVSRLDPAQLDVGASRPLGRGIQVLAGAGKAYTVDSVKGVLQQIDPVGLTPVGAPATLPPVLGQAGIDARGALWVPVARDGQVAAFGDGRSQPPVRVGGPGDDLALTMAAGDPVVVNSTNATATVIKPSGTRLTVGLPATVRQAGRGGVLAPPATEGKTVPLLVPGAGSLVTVDTDTGRYSSTRLAMPKHRYRPPHMLGSRVYIPDETAGSLLVYDAAGNRFEAPVPISGRPARLDVFVRDGLLWANDPAGPRAVVIDGQGVGKGIDKYRDKVAGGPMRRAIPQPGGGAAPPPRTAPQDPRRPRPGEPPGAPLNVSVTPGAGTMRIDFQPSDGEGITGYALKDVPPGLAARPAAIAPGAGPFTFTVTGGDCAREYRFRVAVRYRDGRGRTREQVSAPSDPARPCVTPGAPTGLQAQATASGTKVSWTAPPGASAYRIGWDGPVRGTRTVPAATGSAMTATLGEVWTNGPYTFTVAAVNGAGTGADATLDARLTGPATRYPVERNGNSNAYIRATADANGGTTVATMNDNNGELVVVHCQKKGVYYRHPKDSSLAGDMYANITWSGKTGYLIGYLVNTPGDWRSFAGPAVWTCEP, encoded by the coding sequence GTGGCCGTCGGGCTCACCGGCGTGCTGATCATCGCCGCCGTCGTCTACGGGGTGGGCGTCGCGAGCGCCAAGTACCGGATCGCCGACGTCGGCGCCTGGCTCACCGCGCGGGACAAGGGCCTCGTCGTGCACGTCAACGGGCCCGCGGCCAAGGTGGACGGCAAGACCGGCGTGCCCCCGCAGATGCGCGGCCACGACATCAAGATCATTCAGGACGGCGCCACCGTGTTGATCGTCGACCGGGACACCGGCGTCGTCAGCCGCCTCGACCCCGCCCAGCTGGACGTCGGCGCGAGCCGCCCGCTGGGCCGCGGCATCCAGGTCCTCGCGGGCGCCGGCAAGGCCTACACGGTCGACTCCGTCAAGGGCGTCCTCCAGCAGATCGACCCGGTCGGCCTGACGCCGGTCGGCGCGCCCGCCACCCTCCCGCCCGTCCTCGGGCAGGCGGGCATCGACGCGCGGGGCGCCCTGTGGGTGCCGGTGGCGCGGGACGGGCAGGTCGCGGCGTTCGGGGACGGCCGCTCCCAGCCGCCGGTCCGCGTCGGCGGACCGGGGGACGACCTCGCGCTCACCATGGCCGCGGGCGACCCGGTCGTCGTGAACTCGACGAACGCCACCGCCACGGTCATCAAGCCGTCCGGGACGCGGCTGACCGTCGGGCTGCCCGCGACCGTCCGGCAGGCGGGCCGCGGCGGCGTGCTCGCCCCGCCCGCCACCGAGGGCAAGACCGTCCCGCTGCTGGTGCCCGGCGCGGGGTCGCTGGTGACCGTCGACACCGACACCGGGCGGTACTCCAGCACGCGGCTCGCCATGCCGAAGCACCGGTACCGGCCGCCGCACATGCTCGGGTCCAGGGTCTACATCCCCGACGAGACGGCCGGGTCCCTGCTCGTGTACGACGCGGCGGGCAACCGGTTCGAGGCGCCGGTCCCGATCAGCGGGCGGCCCGCCAGGCTGGACGTCTTCGTCCGCGACGGCCTGCTGTGGGCGAACGACCCGGCCGGCCCGCGCGCCGTCGTGATCGACGGGCAGGGCGTCGGCAAGGGCATCGACAAGTACCGGGACAAGGTCGCGGGCGGCCCGATGCGCCGCGCCATCCCGCAGCCCGGCGGCGGCGCCGCCCCGCCCCCGCGGACCGCCCCGCAGGACCCCCGCCGACCGCGCCCCGGCGAACCGCCCGGCGCGCCGCTGAACGTGTCGGTCACGCCCGGGGCGGGCACGATGCGGATCGACTTCCAGCCCTCGGACGGCGAGGGGATCACCGGGTACGCGCTGAAGGACGTCCCGCCCGGCCTCGCGGCGCGCCCGGCCGCGATCGCGCCGGGCGCCGGGCCCTTCACGTTCACCGTCACCGGCGGCGACTGCGCCCGCGAGTACCGCTTCCGCGTCGCCGTCCGCTACCGGGACGGCCGGGGACGGACCCGCGAGCAGGTGTCGGCGCCCAGCGATCCCGCCCGCCCGTGCGTGACGCCCGGCGCGCCGACCGGCCTCCAGGCGCAGGCCACCGCGTCCGGGACGAAGGTCTCCTGGACGGCCCCGCCCGGCGCGTCCGCCTACCGGATCGGCTGGGACGGCCCGGTCAGGGGGACCCGGACGGTGCCCGCCGCGACGGGCTCGGCCATGACCGCGACGCTCGGGGAGGTGTGGACGAACGGGCCCTACACCTTCACCGTCGCCGCGGTGAACGGCGCGGGCACGGGCGCGGACGCGACGCTCGACGCCAGGCTCACCGGACCCGCGACCAGGTACCCGGTGGAACGCAACGGGAACTCCAACGCCTACATCCGGGCCACGGCCGACGCCAACGGCGGCACGACCGTCGCCACCATGAACGACAACAACGGCGAACTCGTCGTCGTGCACTGCCAGAAGAAGGGCGTGTACTACAGGCACCCCAAGGACTCCAGCCTCGCCGGCGACATGTACGCCAACATCACGTGGAGCGGCAAGACCGGCTACCTCATCGGTTACCTGGTCAACACGCCGGGCGACTGGAGGAGCTTCGCGGGGCCGGCGGTCTGGACGTGCGAGCCCTGA
- a CDS encoding threonine ammonia-lyase, which translates to MTVRAVRPPGPDDLDRAWRAVSAELAPTPLVPSGLAPGALLKLETFQPIGAFKVRGALAAVAALPEGEPAVTASAGNHGLGMGYAAAKAGADVTVVVSTRASQVKVDRIRAFPVRLVQHGTTYDEAEAHAMTLPGHYVSPYNDPAVIAGQGTIGRELDRQADGPLTVVAPVGGGGLVAGLCLWARERGDVRVVGVESAVSRGVSASVAAGRVTRVEVGETFADGLPGNLEPGCVTPEVIGRTAELTSVTDDQIRTALRLLFHEHGLVAEGAGAAAVAAVLAGKVEAAGRLVVVVSGRNITVPAYSAALGEG; encoded by the coding sequence ATGACGGTGCGCGCCGTCCGGCCGCCCGGCCCGGACGACCTGGACCGCGCCTGGCGGGCCGTGTCCGCCGAGCTCGCCCCCACGCCCCTGGTCCCCTCGGGCCTGGCGCCGGGTGCGCTGCTGAAGCTGGAGACGTTCCAGCCGATCGGCGCGTTCAAGGTGCGGGGCGCGCTCGCGGCCGTCGCCGCGCTCCCCGAGGGGGAGCCGGCGGTGACGGCGAGCGCGGGCAACCACGGCCTCGGCATGGGGTACGCCGCCGCGAAGGCGGGCGCGGACGTCACCGTCGTGGTCTCGACCCGGGCGTCGCAGGTCAAGGTCGACAGGATCCGCGCGTTCCCGGTGCGCCTCGTCCAGCACGGGACGACCTACGACGAGGCCGAGGCGCACGCGATGACGCTCCCGGGCCACTACGTCTCGCCCTACAACGACCCGGCGGTCATCGCGGGGCAGGGCACCATCGGGCGCGAGCTCGACCGGCAGGCGGACGGCCCCCTCACGGTGGTCGCGCCGGTCGGGGGCGGCGGGCTCGTCGCCGGCCTGTGCCTGTGGGCGCGCGAGCGAGGCGACGTGCGGGTCGTGGGCGTGGAGTCGGCGGTGTCGCGCGGCGTCTCGGCGTCGGTGGCGGCCGGGCGGGTCACCCGGGTCGAGGTCGGCGAGACCTTCGCCGACGGCCTGCCCGGCAACCTCGAACCCGGCTGCGTCACCCCCGAGGTGATCGGGCGCACCGCCGAGCTGACGTCGGTCACCGACGACCAGATCCGGACGGCGCTGCGCCTGCTGTTCCACGAGCACGGCCTCGTCGCCGAGGGCGCGGGCGCCGCGGCGGTCGCCGCCGTCCTGGCCGGGAAGGTCGAGGCCGCCGGGCGCCTGGTGGTGGTCGTGTCCGGGCGCAACATCACCGTCCCGGCGTACAGCGCCGCCCTCGGCGAAGGCTGA
- a CDS encoding DUF3488 and transglutaminase-like domain-containing protein yields the protein MTRYASIAVTACLVAVAGLAFQRVFGLGPVVPVAAVAAVAPTVLCGLLSGPRKDKGPWPLWISLVLTVVAWAGTVSVTVLRPALGDGTLPQTLREGVLGAWKSILTTLLPAPAKPEYLVLVHVVVWLAAFAAAELALRTSLRALPCVPALGVWAVALLLGVDGPGSNLPLAAATVVLTAVLVLVRADGPGSGVAWRPLLIGVPAAAVLGALAFAAGPVVPVSADPYDPREQVQAPPPQQRDGVSPLDRVGGWLLSPDQVMFTVQSKRNEIERLAVLDRFDGVTWSSTARFVPTGSRVPQGPDPGREHEVAQRITIRDLPGVWVPAADRPREVTGLPVVVDPGSGALAAAQPLRPGQTYRVGSVVPEWTADDLAGAAVAGDAEARAARELPWGPGAKEPPVQIAEFRRFARAATQGAVSPIQKAAMLAEYLKRYARYDVTAPPGHGYRQLDYFLGEGRRGTPEHFATAYALLARTIGLPSRVIVGFDGGDRAGDTVQVRSGDVMVWPEIKFDRLGWIRFNPLPDSARRSKKNDSVAAGETEQKLEQAQKNAASQQRGQGPGDTTQKGPQKPAADDGRATPWWVFASIAVGALVIAYLGAVLLAPVLRRRRRRAGPPAARITGAWHQALDHLADVGLSTARTLTAHEVARFGASAVGDDAHGHLGPLADLVNRSRFAASHPDPGAADRAWGHTDELGRLVTARAGRLRRFRRRLHPRSLRDRRAVRTRGR from the coding sequence GTGACCCGGTACGCGTCGATCGCCGTGACGGCCTGCCTGGTCGCCGTCGCCGGGCTGGCGTTCCAGCGGGTCTTCGGGCTCGGGCCGGTCGTCCCCGTCGCCGCCGTCGCGGCGGTGGCGCCGACGGTCCTGTGCGGGCTGCTGTCGGGGCCGCGCAAGGACAAGGGCCCGTGGCCGCTGTGGATCTCGCTGGTACTGACCGTCGTCGCCTGGGCGGGGACGGTCTCGGTCACCGTCCTGCGCCCCGCCCTCGGGGACGGGACGCTGCCGCAGACGCTGCGCGAGGGCGTGCTCGGCGCGTGGAAGTCGATCCTGACCACGCTGCTGCCCGCCCCCGCGAAGCCGGAGTACCTCGTCCTGGTCCACGTGGTGGTGTGGCTGGCGGCGTTCGCGGCGGCGGAGCTGGCGCTGCGCACCTCGCTGCGCGCCCTGCCGTGCGTGCCTGCGCTCGGCGTGTGGGCGGTCGCGCTGCTGCTCGGGGTGGACGGCCCCGGATCCAACCTGCCGCTCGCCGCCGCGACCGTCGTGCTCACCGCCGTGCTGGTCCTCGTCCGTGCGGACGGGCCGGGCTCGGGCGTCGCGTGGCGGCCCCTCCTGATCGGCGTCCCCGCCGCGGCCGTCCTCGGGGCGCTGGCGTTCGCCGCCGGCCCCGTCGTCCCCGTCAGCGCGGACCCCTACGACCCGCGCGAGCAGGTGCAGGCGCCGCCGCCGCAGCAGCGCGACGGCGTCAGCCCGCTGGACCGCGTCGGCGGCTGGCTGCTCAGCCCCGACCAGGTGATGTTCACGGTCCAGTCGAAGCGGAACGAGATCGAGCGGCTCGCCGTCCTGGACCGTTTCGACGGCGTGACCTGGTCGTCCACGGCCCGCTTCGTCCCGACCGGGAGCCGCGTGCCGCAGGGGCCGGACCCGGGCCGCGAGCACGAGGTCGCGCAGCGCATCACCATCCGCGACCTGCCGGGCGTGTGGGTGCCCGCCGCCGACCGCCCGCGGGAGGTCACCGGGCTCCCTGTCGTCGTCGACCCCGGCAGCGGCGCGCTGGCCGCCGCGCAGCCGCTGCGCCCCGGCCAGACCTACCGCGTCGGCTCCGTCGTCCCGGAATGGACGGCAGACGACCTCGCCGGGGCGGCCGTCGCAGGCGACGCCGAGGCCCGGGCCGCGCGGGAGCTGCCGTGGGGGCCCGGCGCGAAGGAGCCGCCCGTCCAGATCGCCGAGTTCCGCAGGTTCGCCCGGGCCGCGACGCAGGGCGCCGTGTCGCCCATCCAGAAGGCCGCGATGCTCGCCGAGTACCTCAAGCGCTACGCCAGGTACGACGTCACAGCCCCGCCGGGGCACGGCTACCGGCAGCTCGACTACTTCCTCGGCGAGGGCAGGCGCGGCACGCCCGAGCACTTCGCGACCGCCTACGCCCTGCTCGCCCGGACGATCGGCCTGCCGTCCCGCGTCATCGTGGGCTTCGACGGCGGCGACCGCGCGGGCGACACCGTCCAGGTCCGGTCCGGGGACGTGATGGTGTGGCCGGAGATCAAGTTCGACCGGCTCGGCTGGATCCGGTTCAACCCGCTCCCCGACAGCGCGCGGCGGTCCAAGAAGAACGACTCCGTCGCGGCGGGGGAGACCGAGCAGAAGCTGGAGCAGGCCCAGAAGAACGCGGCCTCGCAGCAGCGCGGCCAGGGCCCGGGCGACACGACGCAGAAGGGCCCGCAGAAGCCGGCCGCCGACGACGGCCGGGCCACGCCGTGGTGGGTGTTCGCCTCGATCGCGGTGGGCGCGCTCGTCATCGCCTACCTGGGCGCCGTCCTCCTCGCCCCCGTCCTGCGAAGACGGCGCCGGAGGGCGGGGCCGCCCGCCGCCCGCATCACCGGCGCATGGCACCAGGCGCTCGACCACCTCGCCGACGTCGGCCTGTCCACGGCCCGGACGCTGACCGCGCACGAGGTCGCCCGCTTCGGCGCGTCGGCCGTCGGAGACGACGCCCACGGCCATCTCGGGCCGCTCGCCGACCTCGTCAACCGCAGCCGCTTCGCCGCGTCCCACCCCGACCCCGGAGCCGCCGACCGGGCGTGGGGGCACACCGACGAGCTCGGCCGCCTCGTCACCGCCAGGGCCGGGCGGCTGCGCCGGTTCCGGCGGCGCCTGCACCCGCGGTCGCTGCGGGACCGCCGGGCCGTCAGGACGCGGGGACGCTGA
- a CDS encoding DUF58 domain-containing protein: protein MLTPLGWGTAAGSVPLYAAGWWLGYPEPAVLAVAGLVAVGAAALWTLPRPKLEVRREIAPARVERGEPAVGVLHVTNKGRGVRGLSAEDAAGSTPVAVDIPRLRPGGGRTVTYRLPTSRRGEIPVGPLRLVRADPLRLARRVREYGTPRVLLVRPRTVPLALLPSGRAYHLEGPTSDRSPAGTATFHALREYVIGDELRHIHWKSSARTGTLMVRQLVDASLPTTTVVLEARPGSWPEPDDFELAVDAAASVAAGAASASFPVRILTGDGQVADTRGGPDDVEVLLDRLTSVQTREGPRSAVDAVRRVRAGGSLVVVTPDAAEIGRIAAVRSRFDRIVVLRVRPDGPAAAPPGVQLVDFADLEGLAEAWRRLGSAR from the coding sequence GTGCTGACGCCGCTCGGGTGGGGGACGGCGGCCGGTTCGGTGCCGCTGTACGCGGCGGGCTGGTGGCTCGGCTATCCCGAGCCCGCCGTGCTGGCCGTCGCGGGCCTCGTCGCGGTGGGGGCGGCGGCGCTGTGGACGCTGCCGCGCCCGAAGCTGGAGGTCCGCCGGGAGATCGCGCCGGCGCGGGTCGAGCGCGGCGAGCCCGCCGTCGGGGTCCTGCACGTGACGAACAAGGGGCGCGGCGTCCGCGGGCTCAGCGCCGAGGACGCGGCGGGCTCCACTCCGGTCGCGGTCGACATCCCGCGGCTGCGCCCGGGCGGCGGGCGCACCGTGACCTACCGGCTGCCGACGTCCCGGCGCGGCGAGATCCCCGTGGGGCCGCTGCGGCTGGTGCGCGCCGACCCCCTCCGGCTGGCGCGCCGGGTGCGGGAGTACGGGACGCCGCGGGTCCTGCTCGTCCGGCCGAGGACGGTGCCGCTGGCGCTGCTGCCGTCCGGCCGCGCCTACCACCTGGAGGGTCCGACCAGCGACAGGTCCCCGGCGGGGACGGCGACGTTCCACGCGCTGCGCGAGTACGTGATCGGGGACGAGCTGCGCCACATCCACTGGAAGTCGTCGGCCCGCACCGGGACGCTGATGGTCCGCCAGCTCGTGGACGCCAGCCTGCCGACGACGACGGTCGTGCTGGAGGCGCGCCCCGGCTCGTGGCCGGAGCCCGACGACTTCGAGCTGGCCGTGGACGCGGCGGCGTCGGTCGCGGCCGGGGCGGCGTCGGCGAGCTTCCCCGTCCGGATCCTCACCGGCGACGGCCAGGTGGCCGACACGCGGGGCGGGCCGGACGACGTCGAGGTCCTCCTCGACCGGCTCACCTCCGTCCAGACGCGGGAGGGGCCGCGCTCGGCCGTGGACGCGGTGCGCCGCGTGCGCGCGGGCGGGTCCCTCGTCGTCGTCACCCCGGACGCCGCCGAGATCGGGCGCATCGCGGCCGTCCGCAGCCGCTTCGACCGCATCGTCGTGCTGCGGGTCCGCCCGGACGGGCCCGCGGCGGCGCCGCCCGGCGTCCAGCTCGTCGACTTCGCCGACCTGGAGGGGCTGGCGGAGGCGTGGCGGCGGCTCGGGAGCGCCCGGTGA
- a CDS encoding AAA family ATPase, giving the protein MSENAAVDADALAGRFAQMFAALAGNIERVVRGKREKVELALTCLLAEGHLLVEDVPGVGKTTLARALAASVEAKWARIQFTPDLLPSDITGVSIFNQGTSAFEFHPGPIFANLAVADEINRGSPKTQSALLEVMEERRVTVEGVPHPVPRPFMVIATQNPVDMDGTYPLPEAQLDRFLMRISMGYPDHQAEVALLAGTPTGVTLDQMPPVMSREDLARMIDFAQRLHVAPPLYDYLVRVVAATREHPDLRLGASPRASIALLRAARVRAAADGRSYIVPEDVKALAVPVIAHRLIVTPEAELRGRSGADVVAEALGNVPTPQAAGV; this is encoded by the coding sequence ATGAGTGAGAACGCGGCGGTGGACGCGGACGCGCTGGCCGGGCGGTTCGCGCAGATGTTCGCGGCGCTGGCGGGCAACATCGAGCGGGTCGTGCGCGGCAAGCGGGAGAAGGTCGAGCTGGCGCTGACCTGCCTGCTGGCCGAGGGGCACCTGCTGGTCGAGGACGTCCCGGGCGTCGGCAAGACGACCCTGGCGCGGGCGCTGGCGGCGTCCGTCGAGGCCAAGTGGGCCCGCATCCAGTTCACGCCCGACCTGCTGCCCAGCGACATCACCGGCGTGTCGATCTTCAACCAGGGGACGAGCGCGTTCGAGTTCCACCCCGGGCCGATCTTCGCGAACCTGGCCGTCGCGGACGAGATCAACCGCGGCTCGCCCAAGACGCAGTCGGCGCTGCTGGAGGTCATGGAGGAGCGCCGGGTCACCGTGGAGGGCGTCCCGCATCCGGTGCCGCGCCCGTTCATGGTGATCGCCACGCAGAACCCGGTCGACATGGACGGCACCTACCCGCTGCCGGAGGCGCAGCTCGACCGGTTCCTGATGCGGATCTCGATGGGCTACCCCGACCACCAGGCCGAGGTGGCGTTGCTCGCCGGGACCCCGACCGGAGTGACGCTCGACCAGATGCCGCCGGTGATGAGCCGCGAGGACCTCGCCCGCATGATCGACTTCGCGCAGCGGCTGCACGTCGCGCCGCCGCTGTACGACTACCTCGTGCGCGTCGTCGCGGCCACCCGCGAGCACCCGGACCTGCGGCTCGGCGCGAGCCCGCGGGCCAGCATCGCGCTGCTGCGCGCCGCGCGGGTGCGGGCGGCGGCGGACGGCCGCTCCTACATCGTTCCCGAGGACGTGAAGGCGCTCGCGGTCCCGGTCATCGCGCACCGGCTCATCGTCACGCCGGAGGCGGAGCTGCGGGGGCGCTCGGGCGCCGACGTGGTCGCCGAGGCGCTGGGGAACGTGCCGACGCCGCAGGCCGCCGGGGTGTGA
- a CDS encoding fibronectin type III domain-containing protein codes for MNGDRSSARTTGPRGLFRFFRRDRLTGQIAAGLVGVLAVGAVVYGVGTASARYRLSDVGAWLSASGKGLVVHANGLAGKVDGKAPVVPQMRGHHIKVVQDGTTVLLVDEDTGVVSRIDPSQLKITKSRQVGGPGMQVLSGAGAAYTVDLVKGAVQQIDPVSLAPVGSPATLTAPLGQAGIDADGALWVPVPQTGHVIPFRSGRQGEPVAAGKAGDRLALTMAAGRPVIIDSTSAAAVIVRPEGTQRINLPAPVARAANGVKVPAVADGQIVPMLGAGGSLYLLDTGVGRVDSVALRVPDHAFEPPNVLGQRVYLPDRTSGRLLVFNTERNAWERPIAATRPGGAIEMLVRDHMLWVNDPDGPTALAFGPDGGVKRIKKYEDKVPGGARRPLPVQANPGGGQGNRNGGGGGTGGSTTVTPPARPAKPPVKRDPTAPDPPTPAASGDNGSVKVRFTAAAQPQGVYPVARFVLLGRDGKPAAGASPARFPGGSQGGTFSVDGLTCDTTTHIYKVAAEYKGKNGKPAYSESGEVGATACTAPGPPTGLTATAVNHGADLRWAPSSGFDVTYVVTSPSGTLTTKSTSQAVRGLANATTHQVTVRARNGAGDSTELTKTVDLAYPTKQIRNQNNGQTNTLIRSAPNTSGPTTGTIPQGEIITMTVVCQVQGSSYHDDESNTSSTVWNQVRTQYGNGYLNDTLVATSKNGYPSDGLFECQT; via the coding sequence TTGAACGGGGACCGATCCTCCGCGCGGACCACCGGCCCGCGCGGTCTTTTCCGATTCTTCCGGCGTGACAGGCTGACGGGCCAGATCGCCGCCGGGCTGGTCGGCGTGCTCGCCGTGGGCGCGGTCGTCTACGGGGTGGGCACCGCCAGCGCGCGGTACAGGCTCTCGGACGTGGGGGCCTGGCTGAGCGCGAGCGGCAAGGGCCTGGTCGTCCACGCCAACGGGCTGGCCGGCAAGGTCGACGGCAAGGCGCCGGTGGTGCCGCAGATGCGCGGACACCACATCAAGGTCGTCCAGGACGGCACGACGGTGCTGCTGGTCGACGAGGACACCGGCGTCGTCAGCCGGATCGACCCCTCCCAGCTCAAGATCACCAAGAGCCGGCAGGTCGGCGGGCCGGGCATGCAGGTGCTCTCCGGCGCCGGCGCCGCCTACACGGTCGACCTCGTCAAGGGCGCCGTGCAGCAGATCGACCCGGTGTCCCTGGCACCGGTCGGCAGCCCCGCGACGCTCACCGCGCCGCTCGGGCAGGCGGGCATCGACGCCGACGGCGCCCTGTGGGTGCCCGTCCCGCAGACGGGCCACGTCATCCCGTTCAGGTCCGGCCGCCAGGGCGAGCCCGTGGCGGCCGGGAAGGCCGGCGACCGCCTCGCGCTGACGATGGCCGCCGGGAGGCCCGTGATCATCGACAGCACCTCCGCGGCGGCGGTGATCGTCCGCCCCGAGGGCACCCAGCGGATCAACCTTCCCGCGCCCGTCGCGCGGGCCGCGAACGGCGTCAAGGTCCCCGCGGTCGCCGACGGGCAGATCGTCCCGATGCTCGGCGCGGGCGGCTCCCTCTACCTGCTGGACACCGGCGTCGGACGGGTCGACTCGGTGGCCCTGCGCGTGCCGGACCACGCCTTCGAGCCCCCGAACGTCCTCGGGCAGCGCGTCTACCTGCCCGACCGGACGTCCGGCCGGCTGCTGGTCTTCAACACCGAGCGCAACGCCTGGGAGCGGCCCATCGCCGCCACCCGCCCCGGCGGCGCGATCGAGATGCTCGTCCGCGACCACATGCTGTGGGTGAACGACCCCGACGGCCCCACCGCCCTCGCCTTCGGCCCGGACGGCGGCGTCAAGCGCATCAAGAAGTACGAGGACAAGGTCCCCGGCGGCGCGCGGCGGCCCCTGCCCGTCCAGGCCAACCCGGGGGGCGGCCAGGGCAACCGCAACGGCGGCGGCGGGGGCACCGGCGGCTCCACCACCGTCACGCCGCCGGCCAGGCCCGCCAAGCCGCCGGTGAAGAGGGACCCCACCGCGCCCGACCCGCCGACGCCCGCCGCGTCCGGCGACAACGGCTCGGTCAAGGTGCGGTTCACGGCGGCCGCGCAGCCGCAGGGCGTCTACCCGGTGGCCCGGTTCGTCCTGCTCGGCAGGGACGGCAAGCCCGCCGCCGGCGCGAGCCCCGCCCGGTTCCCGGGCGGCAGCCAGGGCGGGACGTTCTCCGTCGACGGCCTGACCTGCGACACGACCACCCACATCTACAAGGTGGCCGCCGAGTACAAGGGGAAGAACGGCAAGCCCGCCTACAGCGAGTCCGGCGAGGTCGGCGCCACCGCCTGCACCGCCCCCGGCCCGCCGACCGGCCTCACCGCCACCGCCGTCAACCACGGCGCGGATCTCCGATGGGCCCCCTCGTCCGGCTTCGACGTCACCTACGTCGTGACCTCGCCCAGCGGGACGCTCACGACCAAGAGCACCTCGCAGGCGGTCCGCGGACTGGCCAACGCGACGACTCACCAGGTGACCGTCAGGGCCCGCAATGGCGCCGGTGACTCCACCGAGCTGACGAAGACCGTGGATCTCGCGTATCCGACCAAGCAGATCCGCAACCAGAACAACGGCCAGACCAACACGCTGATCCGGTCGGCTCCGAACACCTCCGGTCCCACCACAGGCACGATCCCCCAGGGGGAGATCATCACGATGACCGTGGTGTGCCAGGTCCAGGGATCGTCGTACCACGACGATGAGAGCAACACGTCCAGCACCGTTTGGAACCAGGTCCGGACGCAGTACGGCAACGGCTACCTCAACGACACGCTGGTGGCCACCTCCAAGAACGGCTATCCGTCGGACGGGCTCTTCGAATGCCAGACGTGA
- a CDS encoding M50 family metallopeptidase: MENVSIADLWHRVTGTQPDPPWWLVALVGLVALASVVHGPTWRMARNTVTIAHEGGHALVALLFGRKLDGIKLHSDTSGVTVSRGKPHGLGMIFTAMAGYVTPPLLGLLFALLLEDGRITLMLWFSLALLAGMLIMIRNAYGALSVIVTGAMVFAVSWLGSATVQAGFAYLAAWFLLLAGTRPVIELQRMRARHMAPSSDADQLHHLTGVPGLAWVGLFAATALVALLAGGALLVPDVSLPDLPTPPGFGGVG; this comes from the coding sequence GTGGAAAACGTGAGCATCGCCGACCTGTGGCACCGGGTGACGGGAACGCAGCCGGATCCGCCGTGGTGGCTGGTGGCCCTTGTCGGCCTCGTGGCGCTCGCCTCGGTGGTGCACGGCCCGACCTGGCGGATGGCGCGCAACACCGTCACGATCGCGCACGAGGGCGGGCACGCGCTGGTCGCGCTGCTCTTCGGCCGCAAGCTGGACGGCATCAAGCTGCACTCCGACACCTCGGGCGTGACCGTGTCCCGCGGGAAGCCGCACGGGCTCGGCATGATCTTCACGGCGATGGCGGGGTACGTGACGCCGCCACTGCTCGGGCTGCTGTTCGCGCTGCTGCTGGAGGACGGCCGCATCACGCTGATGCTGTGGTTCTCGCTGGCCCTGCTCGCCGGGATGCTCATCATGATCCGCAACGCCTACGGCGCGCTGTCGGTGATCGTCACGGGCGCGATGGTCTTCGCGGTGTCGTGGCTGGGGAGCGCCACGGTGCAGGCCGGGTTCGCCTATCTGGCCGCCTGGTTCCTGCTGCTGGCCGGCACCCGCCCGGTGATCGAACTGCAGCGGATGCGGGCCCGGCACATGGCGCCGAGCTCCGACGCCGACCAGCTCCACCACCTGACCGGCGTCCCCGGGCTCGCCTGGGTGGGCCTGTTCGCCGCCACCGCCCTGGTGGCCCTGCTGGCGGGCGGCGCGCTTCTCGTCCCGGACGTCTCGCTGCCCGACCTCCCCACCCCGCCGGGCTTCGGCGGAGTGGGCTGA